AACCTCCCAGCCGTGGCGGCAAGGACAAGGCTCTCCGGCCGGCAAAAGCGGACAAGGCCGCCAAGGCTGCCGCGAATCCCCCGCCCCGGAAAACCCCGCCGGCCATTCCGCTGGCGACCCAGCCCAATTAGCCCCGCTTATTTCAGGAACGCGTCAAAGCCGGTTTTCAGGATCAGCGCGCTGACCACTCCGATGAACACCAGCCGCACAAAGCCTGCGCCATGCTTGAGCGCCAGGCGCGTGCCCAGCAGGCTGCCGGCCACGTTGGCCACGGCCATGGTGAGCGCGAAATGCCACCAGACATGTCCCTTGTAGGCAAACAGGCCCAGGGCCGCCAGGTTGGTCGCGGTGTTGAGCAGCTTGGCCGAAGCCGATGCGTTCAAGAAATCGTAGCCCAGCCAGCGGACAAACAAAAACACCAGGAAACTGCCGGTGCCGGGGCCGAAAAAACCGTCGTAAAAACCAATCACCAGGCCGATGCAGCAGGCTATCCCAGTTTCGGTGCGCCCGGTAAAGCGCGGCGTGTGGTGGCGGCCCAGGTCTTTTTTCGCCAGCGTATAGGCCAGCACCGCCAGCAGTACAAAGGGCAGGGCCTTGCGCAGGAAGCCGGGGTCGATGACCGTGACCAGCCAGGCACCCGCCAGCGAACCGAAAAACC
This DNA window, taken from Polaromonas hydrogenivorans, encodes the following:
- a CDS encoding sulfite exporter TauE/SafE family protein translates to MELLLVSIASLLAGFVDSIVGGGGLILVPALFAVFPTTHPATLFGINKGASVWGTAVATTQYARRVQLRWSALLPAAAAGFFGSLAGAWLVTVIDPGFLRKALPFVLLAVLAYTLAKKDLGRHHTPRFTGRTETGIACCIGLVIGFYDGFFGPGTGSFLVFLFVRWLGYDFLNASASAKLLNTATNLAALGLFAYKGHVWWHFALTMAVANVAGSLLGTRLALKHGAGFVRLVFIGVVSALILKTGFDAFLK